From Micromonospora echinospora:
GTTCGACCTGGACCTGCCGCAGACCACCGCCAAGTGGCTGACGTTCGCCTGGGTCTCAGTCCTCGGCGTCACCGCCTGCACGCTCTGCGGCATCGCCATCTCGTCGCTGGCCCGCACCGCCCGCAGCGGCTCGGCAGTGGTCACCCCGGTCGCGCTGGTGCTTCAGTTCATCTCCGGCGTGTTCTTCGTCTTCACCAGCCTGCCCACCTGGATGCAGCAGGTCGCGGCGATCTTCCCGCTCAAGTGGATGTGCCAGGGGCTGCGCTCGGTCTTCCTGCCGGACAGCTTCGGCGCGCGGGAGCCGGGCGGCTCGTTCGAGCTGGGCACCGTCGCGCTGGTGCTGGGCGCCTGGTGCGTCATCGGCCTGGTGCTCTGCCTGACCACGTTCCGCTGGACCACCAAGCGCGACGGCTGACCACCGGGCCGCCCTCGCTCATCCGCCGTCGACCAGCGCCGCACCCAGCGGCGTACGCCAGTAGAGCACCTCGCGCCCGGACCGCCGCTTGCCGACCGCGCCCGCATCGAGCAGCACGCGCAGGTGATCGCTGACAGTGCCGAGGGACAGCCCGGTCACCACCACGAGCTGCGACGTGCTCAACGGCGCGTCCAGCCGGGCCAGGATCTCCGCCCGGTTCGCGCCGATCAGCCGGGCCAGGCCGTCCGGCGCCGGTGAGGTCGGGTCGACCAGGATCCCGCGCGCCGGATAGACCATCCCGAACCGGGTCGGCGCGTCCCAGACCACCCAGCCGCGGCGGCAGTGGGCCGGCACGAACACCAGCTGCTCGGCCGCGTGCAGGGACAGCGGCGGCTCCGGGTAGTCGTTCACCTGGAGGCGGCCGTCGCCCAGCCACCGCACGTTGCGGTTGATGTCGGCGATCGCCCCGGCCAGGCCGCGCGTGCTCAGGGCGGCGGTGCGGGCCACGATGTCCGCCCGCAGCCGGCGTTCCCGCTCCGGCCACTCCGGCGCGACGGTGTGGGCCCAGATCCAGTCGAGGAGTTCCACGACCTGCCCGGTGAGCCCGTCCGCCAGCAGTTCGGCCGCCAGCGGGCCCGGCCGGGTCGCACGCAGGTCGGCCCGGATCCGCTCGTCGGACAACCGCTCGACGGCCGCCAGCTCCTCGGCGAACGTCGGGTCCCCCGAGGCGGGCGCGATGGTGAGGAAGTCCGCGACCCACCTGAGGTTGAACGACGCCGCCACCAGCGCCCGGACCACCGGCCGGGCGGCCAGCATCCGCCGGAACGCGTCCACGTGCGGCCGTCGCCAGGCCTGCTCCCAGGGGACGTGCGGATGGCGCAGCGCCTTCAGCGCGCCGACGGTCTCGGCCATCGGCGACACCGTAAAACGACTCCGCGCGACCAGATCGGACGGCACCTGCCAGACGCCCACGTTTCGCCTCCAGACGTAACTCTAGGGATTCCACCGACGGCCCACCGACCATGCCCGGGTGAGAACGTACGCAGAACTGTTCGCGGTCCGGGAGTTCCGCAACCTGTTCCTGGCGAACTGCGCCGGGATCGCCGCACACACCACGTCGGCGCTCGCCCTGGGCGCCCTGACCTACGCGTCGACCGGCTCGGCGCTGCTCACCGCGCTGAGCATGTTCGGGGCGCCGCTGGCCGGTGTCCTCGGCAGCCTGACGCTGCTGTCCGCCGCGGACAGCGTGCCGCCGCGCCGGGCGATGACGTTCGCCGCCCTGCTCGCCACCGCCGCGGCGGCGCTCCAGGCGATACCCGGACTGCCGCTGTGGGCCCGCTTCGCGATCATCTTCGTCAACGCGTACGTGGGCTCCGTCGCCGGCGGCGCCAAATGGGCGCTGCTCACCGACATCGTGCCGGTGAACGCCTACGTGCTGGCCCGGGCCACCATGAACACGAGCGTCGGCGTCATGCAGATCGCCGGGTTCGGGCTGGCCGGCGTCCTGCTCGTCTGGCTGAGCCCGTACCAGGTGTTCCTGCTCGCCCTGACCCTGCGGGCGGTGTCCGCCGCGGTGGGATGGTTCGGGCTCACCGAGCGTCCGGCCCGGACCACCGAGCGGGTCACTGTCGCGCGCACCCTGCACGTGAACCGGATGCTCTGGGCCCACCCCGGCCGCCGGTCGCTCCTGCTCAACCTCTGGGTACCGGGCGGCCTGATCGTCGGCTGCGAGGCGCTGTTCGTCCCGTACGCGGCCGGCCGCGCCGGCTTCCTGCTCGCCGCTGCCGCCCTCGGCATGCTGGCCGGGGACGTGGTGGTCGGGCGGTTCCTGACCCCGGCCCACCGCGAGCGGTGGCTCCACCCGCTGCGGGTGCTGCTCCCCCTGCCGTACCTGCTCATCCTGCTGTCGCCGCCGCTGCCGGTGGCCATGGCCGTCGCGCTCGTCGCCTCGGTCGGCTACGCCTCCACCCTGCCCATGCAGGAACGGCTGATCGCCCACTCACCGCCCGAGAGCCGGGGCCAGGTGCTCGGCCTGCACGGCAACGGCATGCTCGCCGGGCAGGCGGTGTGCGCCGCGCTCGCCGGGGCGCTCGCCGACCTGACCACCCCGGCGCACGCCGTCGCGTTGCTCGCCGCCGTGGCCCTGGCCGCCACCGTCGCGCTCACCCCCGGACTGCGGCGCACCACCCCGGGTCGTTACGGCGGCGAGCCGAGCAGCAGACCCGCGACGGCCAGCCCGGCCCCGTGAACCGGAGGCGGCGCGCGGCTCCCCGCGGCGCGTACCGGATGGCACACTCGCCCGCATGGCACACACGCTGACCCGGCGGGCGGCGCTCACCGCCGCCGGGCTCGCCGGGGTCGGCCTGGTCGGCGGCCTGGCCGCCCGGCAACTGTCCGGCCCCCGACCGGGTCCGGCACCGGCCCTGCCGGACGCGCCCGCCGGTGACGAGCGGATGATCCGCATCGCCTCCGCCGCCCGCGGCCGCGAGGTGGACTTCTGGACGGCGGTGCCCGACGGGTACGGCGACGGCCGCGGCCTGCCCGTCTGCCTGGTGCTGCACGGCGCGTCGGCCACCCCGCGCGACTACGGCCGGTTCGGGCTGGCCCGCTTCCTCACCGACGCGGTACGCCGGGGCGCCCCACCGTTCGCGCTCGCCGGCGCCACCGGCGGGCGGCTGTCCTGGCGTGCCTCGGGCGACGACGACCCGCAGCGGATGGTGCGCGAGGAGGTGCCCACCTGGTGCGCCCGGCGCGGCTTCGACAGCAGCCGGCTGGCCGTGTGGGGCTGGTCGATGGGCGGCTTCGGCGCGTTGCTGCTCGCCGAGGCGTACCCGAAGTGGCTGCGGATGGCGGCGGCCTTCTCCCCCGCGGTGAGCCCCGGCGACGCGGTCTTCACCGGCGTCGGGAAGGTGCGCGGCACCCCGGTCGGGCTGTGGTGCGGGCGGCAGGACAACTTCCTCAAGGATGTCCGGGCGCTGGCCCGGGCGCTGCCCGAGGAGCCGGTACGCGCCGCCTGGGCCGACGGGCGGCACAACTTCGGCTACTGGGGCACCGTCATCCCGGACGCGTTCGCGCTGCTCGGCGCCGCGCTCAGCCCGCCCCGGACGTGAACCGCCCCCGGCCGCGCGGGCCGGGGGCGGGACGGCCCGGTCAGTACGAGTAGAAGCCCTGGCCGGTCTTGCGGCCCAGGTCGCCGGCGGTGGCCATGCGCTGCAGCAGCTCCGGCGGGAAGAACTTCTCGTCGGCGGTGTCGGTGTAGATGTTGCGGGTCGCGTTCAGGAGCACGTCCACGCCGGTCAGGTCGACGGTGGCCAGCGGGCCCATGGCGTGGCCGAAGCCCAGCTTGCAGGCGGTGTCCAGGTCCTCGGCGGAGATCACGCCGGACTCGACGAGCTTGACCGCCTCCATCGCCAGCGCGCAGATCAGCCGGGTGGTGACGAAACCGGCGATGTCCCGGTTGACCACCACCACCGTCTTGCCGATCTCCTCGGCGAACGACTTGACGGTGTCCATCGTCGCGTCGCTGGTCTTGTAGCCGCGTACCAGCTCGCAGAGCTTCATCATCGGCACCGGCGAGAAGAAGTGCGTGCCGACGACCGACTCCGGGCGCTCGGTGGCGGTGGCGATCTGGGTCACCGGGATGGCCGAGGTGTTGGTGGCCAGCACCGCGTCCGCCTTGCAGATCTTGTCCAGCGCGCGGAACACCTCGTGCTTGATCTCGATCTTCTCGAAGACCGCCTCGACCACGATGTCCGCGTCGGCGGCCGCCTCCAGGTCGGTGGTCGGGGTGATCCGGCCCAGCGTCGCCTCGACGTCGGACGCCTCGATCTTGCCCTTCTCGGCGAACTTCGTCAGCGACTTCCGGATGCCGTCCACGCCCCGCTTCGTGGCCGCGTCGTCGATGTCGCGCAGCGTCACCTGCCAGCCCGCCTGCGCCGCCACCTGGGCGATGCCCGAGCCCATCAGCCCGGCACCGACGACCGCGAGTCGACCCGCCATCTGCTTCTCCCTCGCCGTGTTCTGCAACGTCTGCCAGAACCCTACTTAACGACGGATAAGCACCGGCTGTCAGATGGCCAGGTCCGGCTCCTCCGGCGCGGTGCCGCGTTCCACCTCGACGCCGAGCGCCCGCAGGTCCGCCACGAAGTCCGGGTAGCCCCGGTCGACGTGGTGCACGTGCGAGACCTCGGTCAGCCCGTCCGCGCAGAGCCCGGCGATGATCAGGCCGGCGCCGGCCCGGATGTCGGTCGCGCGTACCGGGGCGCCGGACAGCCGCTCCCGGCCGCACACCAGCGCGTGGTGGCCGTCGGTACGGATCTCCGCGCCCAGCCGCATCATCTCGTTGGCGAACATGAACCGGCCGTCGAAGATGTTCTCGGTGATCAGCGAGCCGCCCTCGCTGACCGCCGCCAGCCCGATCGCCATCGGCAGCAGGTCGGTGGCGAAGCCCGGGTACGGCAGCGTCACCACGTCCACCGCCCGGGGGCGGTCGTCCATCCGTACCCGGAAGGCGTCGCCCCGGGTCTCCACCAGGCCGCCGGCCGCGACAAGCTTGTCCAGCGCGACCTCCAGGTACGCCGGGTCCAGGCCGGTCACCGTCACGTCGCCGCGGGTCATCGCGGCGGCGAACGCCCAGGTGCCGGCCACGATCCGGTCCCCCACCGTGGCGTGCCGGACCGGCCGCAGCTCGGGTACGCCGACGATGTGCAGCGTCGACGTGCCGGCCCCTTCGATCCGGGCGCCCATGTTGTTCAGCATCGTGCAGATGTCGACGATCTCCGGCTCCCGGGCCGCGTTGTCGATCGTCGTGGCGCCCCGGGCCAGCACCGCCGCCATGACCAGGTTCTCGGTCGCGCCCACGCTCGGGAAGTCCAGCAGGATGTCGGCGCCGTGCAGCCCGTCCGGGGCCTCGGCGATGACGAAGCCGTGCTCACCGGAGATCTCCGCGCCCATCCGGGCCAGCCCGGCGATGTGCATGTCCAGGCCGCGTGAGCCGATCGCGTCGCCGCCCGGGTGGGCCACCCGGACGTACCCCCGGCGGGCCAACAGCGGGCCGAGCACGCAGATCGACGCGCGCAGCCGCCGCACCAGGTCGTAGTCGGCCTCCGCGCCCGGCCGTTCCGGCACGTCGATGAGCACCGAGCGGGACCGCTCCACACCGCCGTGGGCCACCATCGGGTCGACCGGGTCGTCCGGGCCGAAACGTACGCCGCAGCCGAGCCGCCGCAGCACCTCGCCCATGATCGCGATGTCGGTGATCCGGGGCACGTTGGTGATCAGGCTGCGGCCGGGCGCGAGCAACGCGGCGGCCATCAGCTTCAGCGCGGAGTTCTTCGCACCCACCACGTGCACGGCACCGGCGAGCCGGGCGTCACCGCGTACCCGGATGACGTCGACGTCGTTGAGGGCCGGATCTCCCGCGTCCCCCGGCCCTACCGGGCTCGGCCGGGCCGGGATGGTCAGGTCGGGTATCCGTAGGCTGTGCGTCATGGCCGTCCACCTCACGCGCATCTACACCAAGGCCGGCGACGCCGGCATGACCAGGCTGAGCAACAACGAGCAGGTGCCGAAGACCGATCCGCGCATCGCCGCGTACGCGGACGTGGACGAGTGCAACGCCTCGATCGGCGTCGCGCTCGCCCTGGGGCAGCTCTCCGACGAGCTGCGAGCTGTGCTGGAATCCGTGCAGAACGACATGTTCGACGTCGGCGCGGACCTGGCGACGCCGGTGGAGCCGGACCCGAAGTACCCGCCGCTGCGGGTGACCGAGGAGTACGTCGAGTGCCTCGAGGGCTGGTGCGACGAGTACAACGCGCGCCTGAGCAAGCTCGACTCCTTCATCCTCCCCGGCGGCACCGCGGGCGCGGCACTGCTGCACGTGGCACGGACGACCGCCCGGCGCGCCGAGCGTGCGGCATGGGCGCTGGTCGCACACGACCCCGATCGGACCAGTCCCCTGCCGGCCAAGTATCTCAACCGGCTCTCCGATTTGCTCTTTATCCTGTCAAGAACGGCAAATCCGGACGGCGACGTGCTATGGGTTCCGGGCGGGAAGCGCTGATCATCCGCATCACGTGGAGGGCTGGGTACCCGGCCTGACGCCGGCCAGTCCTTCGCGGGGCCGGCTTCTCGCCGAGCTTTTGGATACGTGAAAGGCCGGCACCCCGTCTTGGGGGTGCCGGCCTTTCACGTGTGTCTGTTACTTGTTCCAGTGTGCGGCGACGAGGTCGGCGGCCTGCTGCTCCCACTGGGCGTAGTGGTCGGGGTAGGCGGAGACCTGGACGGTCTGGGCGGCCTTGGTCAGTGGCATGTCCTGCCAGCCGTCGACCTGCTTCAGACCCTTCAGGAACGCGGTGGTGGAGTATTCGGGGTCGGTGATCTGCTCGACCGTGCCCCACCCGCTGGAGGGGCGCTGCTGGAACAGGCCCTGCGAGTCGTGGTCGTTGCGGTCACCGAGGTGGCCGAGGTTCTCCAGCTTCGACTCCTGCAACGCGGTGGCGATGGAGACGACGGCGGCGCGTTCGTCCATGCCGGCCTTCTTCGTGGCCGCGATGATCGCCTTCACATTCGCGGTCTGCTCGTCGTTCAACTCGATGCGCGACTGGTTGCCCTGCACACCGTGCGGGATCAGCTTGTCCGACTGGACGGTGGCCGTGACCGGCTTGGCGTTGGCCGTGGTGTCAGCCGCGTGCGCGGCGACCGGGCCGGCGAACACGCCACCGGTGAAGGCCAGACCAGCAATACCCAGGACGCTCTTACGCAGAATCGTGTTCATGATGGGGCTCCATTCGGGGGATCGACGCCCACACCGACAGGGGGTTCGGCGCGGGTGCGAGCACCGTCAGGCGCTCAACAGAAGTCTTCGCGGGGGATCTCGGCTGCTCGCGGGGCGCGGGGGGCCTCGGCGCGGCGCCGGAAGGATGTCCAACGACCGGCGGCCCGGCGTCATTCCCGGGCACCTCGCGCCACCGGCGGGGCGGCGCGGGTTCACGTCGTCGGAACCATGCTCAACGACCGACCGGGCGAGATGATTCCCGGCTTGCGGATGCCGCCTCGCTCGGGGAGCGAGCCGTTGCTCGGTCGTTCACCCGGTTACAACGCCCCGCACCTGCCCACGATTCCGCCACCAGAGTGCCGCCCACCACCCCCCGAACCGGACACCCACCCCACACACGCCAGATCTTCACCGCGCCCAGCCGGGCACCTCACTCTGCGCTCCGTGATCAAGGAGATTGCGGCACCTCCAGCGACCACGAGGGCCACAAACTCCTTGATCACCCCTGAAGAGGCCCTCTCCCGGCACCCACCACAGGGTTGATCATGAGGTTAGCGGCGACAAAACGGACACCGAGCGCCGCCAAGTTCATGATCAACCCGGCCGGGCGAGAGCAGGTCGGGGCGTAGCGGGCATCGGGAGCCACCCGAGCCTTCCGATCCCGTGGCGACTCAACGATCTTGGAGTTGTGGCACCTCGCGAACCTCGCTAAACCGGCATCGCGGGCGCCACAACTCCAAGATCGACGCTCAGAAGAGGGCTGCCCAGCACGCGCAGCCGAACTGGACGGGACCCGGGCAGCGGGTCCAACCGAGGATCAAAAGCTCGCCAGGCCCCACCAAGGTGTGGGAGCGCCGCCACTTCGGGGAGGTAGGCGTATCCCAGGCGCTGCGACACCGCCACTTCGGCGAGGTGGAGTCGATCAAGGAGCGGGGACCGCGGGGAGCCCGGCGACTCAGGGCCGAACGACGGCCAGGCGAACAGGCGAAAGCGTGAGGCCAGGGTCAGGCGGCGGGCCAGTCCTGGGAGGCCAGACGCGGCGAGGCCGCCCCGGGTGGGGCGGCCTCGAGCCAGGACAGGAATCCGGTGACCGTGGAACGCGCCATGGCGATCTCGACCGGCGCGTGGTGGCTGGTACAGCGCAGGATCACCCACTCGGCGGGCATCGACATGCGCTCCTGGCCCTCGGGCAGCCGGCGTCGCTCGACCGCCAACCCTTCGCGGGAGAGCACCCGCTTGGGGCGCAGCGCGAAGCTGAACATGCGGTACCAGCGAAGTTCGTCGCCGACGAAGCGACCGAACCCGGGCGACCAGCCACGACCGTCGAGCATCGTGGAGACGCGGACGCTCAGCCGGATGGTGCCACCACTACGGGTGAACAGTGCCCGCCGGATGAAGAGGATCAGAATGGCGACGACGATTACCGCTACGCCGATTCCGAACCCTTCGACGATCTCCATCGGCGGGTCGGCTCAGCGGGCCGGAGTGGCGGGGGTCGCGCTCTCGGCGAGCACCGTGACGCCCTCGCCGGTCACCGACAGGAAGCCGCCGGGTACGTCGTAGACGACCTGCTGGCCACCGGCCTGCTTGATGCGTACCTGGCTGGGCTCCGCGAGCTGGCCGAGCAGCGGTGCGTGCCCCGGCAGCACACCGAGCTCACCCTCGGTCGTCCGCGCGACGACCATTTCGGCCTCGCCGGTCCAGACCTTCTCCTCGACGGCTACGAGCTCGACGTGAAGCTGCTGTGCCACGCTGTCTCCTTGCTGCGGCGGCGGATTGCCGAAAGTCTAGTCGCGCCCCCGCGGCCCACCCAACGCGGGTGGTGAGACCCGGACCACCACGGCCCCGCACCCGCTCAGGCTACTTGGTCTTCTGAATGAAGTCGGGGTGCTCCAGGAGGAAAGCGTCGAGCTGTTCGGTACGCAGAGCGGTGAAGAAGTCCTCCGCCGGTTCGAGCAGCTGCTCACCCCGGTACGCGTTGCCGGTGCCGATCGACCCACCCGGCAGCTTGATCGTCTCGATCGCGTTGGGGCGGATGTCCTTGAGCGCCAGCCCGAAGTCCACCACGCTGTTGCCGCGCCCGTTGAAGACCAGCGACTTGCCGGCCGCCCGCAACACCCGGTCGAGCTTGACCGGGTTGGTCACCACGTCGGCGCTGAACGCCTGGCTCGCCATCGCCTTGACGAACTGCTGCTGGTGCCGCTGCCGGCCGTAGTCGCCGTCGGGCACGCCGTTCTTCGGGTAGCGCTGCCGGACGTAGTCCAGCGCCTGCCAGCCTTCGAGGTGGGCGTTGCCCTTCTTGTACACCGCCTGCGGCCCGAGGTAGCCGCCGCCACCGGGCCTGAGCTGGCGGGGCGTGCCGTCCGGCTGGAGGTGTTCGGAGCGCACCTCCCGCTCGATGTACATGTCGACGCCGCCCATGGCGTCGACGATCTTCTTGAAGCCACTGAAGTTGATGATCGCGCCGGCGTCGAAGCGCTTGATGCCGGTGACCCCCTGCACGGTCTTGCCGAGCAGCTCGAAGCCCTGCGCGGTGCTCGGGTTCTGCCCCGGCACGTTGCTGCCGTGCGACATGGCGGCGTTGAGCCGGTCGTTGCCGCCGGAGTAGTCGGCCTTCGGGAAGGCCGGGATGTCCACCCGCAGGTCGCGCGGGAGCGAGAAGAGGTAACCCCGGTCCATGCTGGTTGGCACGTGCAGCACCATGATCGAGTCGGCGAGCGGCCGGGCGGTCGACGTACGCGGGTCGACGCCGACGAGCAGGATGTTGAGCGGGCCCTTGATGTTGCTCTTCTTCTCGTTGGCGCCGGCGGCCTGGTCGCCGAAGAGGTCAGCCTTGCCGACCGATCCCTCGTAGCGGGCGACCAGGGCGCGGGAGCCGATCAGCACGGAGCCGCTGAGCACCACCATGACGATGCCCAGGATCGTGCAGACGCGGGCCCACCGGGGCACGCCGCGCCATCGGGACCGCTTGCCGCGGTCAGTGCCGCCCTTACCGCCCACGAGCATCTCCAATCGTCGCGCCCACGGGTAAGAGACGGGCGCGGGGGTCCGTTTGGTTGCAGAGATCAACGGCCGGGATGTGAAGTCGTGTCAGGAACGGTACCGCGCGATCCGGCGAACCGCTTGCCGGAGAACCGGGCATCTGGTAGTGCAGTGGCCCGAAACGGCGAGGGCCGCCCCGGCTTTCGCCGGGACGGCCCTCGCCTGTGTGAGCGGGCTCTCAGCCCTCCTCACCCATCAGCTCCTTGGCCTTGGCCTTGAGGTCTTCCAGGCCGCCGCACATGAAGAACGCCTGCTCCGGGAAGTGGTCGAACTCCCCCTCGCTGATCCGGCGGAAGGCGTCGATGGTCTCGGAGATCGGGACCGTCGAGCCGGGCACGCCGGTGAACTGCTCCGCCGCGTACGTGTTCTGCGAGAGGAACCGCTCGATCCGGCGGGCGCGGCCGACGGTGAGCTTGTCCTCCTCGGAGAGCTCCTCGATACCGAGGATGGCGATGATGTCCTGCAGGTCCTTGTAGCGCTGCAGGATCCGCTTCACCTCGGTCGCGACGGCGAAGTGCTCCTCGCCGACGAACTCCGGGGCGAGAATCCGGGACGAGGACGCCAGCGGGTCCACGGCCGGGTAGATGCCCTTGTCGGAGATCGACCGCTCCAGGTTGGTGGTCGCGTCGAGGTGGGCGAACGTGGTGGCCGGCGCCGGGTCGGTGTAGTCGTCGGCGGGCACGTAGATCGCCTGCATCGAGGTGATGGCCTGGCCCCGGACGGAGGTGATCCGCTCCTGGAGCTGGCCCATCTCGTCGGCCAGGGTCGGCTGGTAACCCACGGCGCTCGGCATACGGCCGAGCAGCGTGGACACCTCGGAACCGGCCTGGGTGAAGCGGAAGATGTTGTCGATGAAGAGCAGCACCTCCTGCTTCTTCACGTCGCGGAAGTACTCCGCCATGGTGAGTGCGGAGAGCGCGACCCGCAGACGGGTGCCCGGCGGCTCGTCCATCTGGCCGTAGACGAGCGCGGTCTTGTCGATGACGCCCGACTCGGTCATCTCGGCGATGAGGTCGTTGCCCTCGCGGGTGCGCTCACCCACGCCGGCGAAGACCGAGGTACCACCGAAGTTCCGGGCCACCCGGGTGATCATCTCCTGGATGAGCACCGTCTTGCCCACGCCCGCGCCGCCGAACAGGCCGATCTTGCCGCCCTTGACGTACGGGGCGAGCAGGTCGATGACCTTGATGCCGGTCTCCAGCATCTCGGTCTTCGGCTCCAGGTCCGCGAAGGCCGGGGCCTTGCGGTGGATGCCCCACCGGTCGTCGGCCTCGATCGTCTCGCCCTCGGCGAGGTTGAGGCACTCGCCGATCGCGTTGAAGACGTGGCCCTTGACCGCGTCACCCACCGGCACGCTGATCGGCGCCCCGGTGTCACGCACGTCGGTGCCGCGGACCAGACCGTCGGTCGGCTGCATCGAGATCGCGCGGACCAGGTTGTCGCCCAGGTGCTGGGCGACCTCCAGGGTCAGCGTCTTCTCACCACCGGAGAGGGTCACGTCGACGTGCAGAGCGTTGAACAGCTCCGGCATGGCGTCGCGCGGGAACTCGGCGTCGACGACCGGGCCGATGACCCGGACCACGCGACCCGTGGCCGTCTTGGTCTCAACTGCGGATACAGTCATCACACTTCACTTCCCGACGCGGCCAGCGCGTTCGCGCCGCCGACGATCTCACTGATCTCCTGGGTGATCCCGGCCTGACGGGCCGAGTTCATCTCGCGCGTGTACTTCTCGATCATCTCTTCGGCGTTGTCGGTGGCGCTCTTCATCGCCCGCCGACGGGCGGCCGACTCGCTCGCCGCCGACTCCAGCAACGCCGCGAAGATCCGCGTGTTGATGTATTTCGGCAGCAGGGCGTCGAGCAGCGACTCCGGCTCCGGCTCGAACTCGTACGCCGGCAGCGCGCCCTCGGTCCGCGGCCGGTCCTCGACCTGCATCGGACCGATGATCCGGGTCACCGGGTTCTGCGTCATCAGGGACTTGAACTCGGTGTAGACGATGTGCAACTCGTCCACGCCGAGGATCCCGTCGGCACCGGCATCCCCGTCCACGTCGTCCGCGCCGGCGGTGAACGCCTTGATCAGCGTGTCACCGACCTCGCGGGCATCGGCGAACGTCGGCTGCTCCGAGAAGCCGGTCCAGCTTCCGGCGATCTGCCGGCTGCGGAACCGGTAGTACGCCACGCCCTTGCGGCCGATGACGTAGAGCACCGGCTCCTTGCCGTCGGCGCGCAGCCGGGCGATCAGCGACTCGGCGGTCCGGATCGCGTTCGAGCTGTACCCACCGGCCAGACCCCGGTCGGCCGTCACCAGCAGGACGCCCGCCCGCCGCACCCGCTCGCGCGGGGTGAGCAGCGGGTGGTCGATCCGCGCGTTCGAGGCCAGCGCCGTCAGCACGCCGGTGATCGCCTCGGCGTACGGCAGCGAGGCCGCCACCTTGGCCTGGGCCTTGGCGATGCGGCTCGTCGCGACGAGCTCCATCGCCTTGGTGATCTTCTTCATCCCCTTGGCGGAACGAATCCGCTGCCGGAGAACGCGTACCTGGGCGGCCATCGGATCAGCTCTCGGCCGGGCGGTCGACGCCGTCGCGCAGGCGGGTCACCGTCTCGCGGGACTGCTCACCCTCCAACGGCTTGGCCGGCGCCTCGTTGATCCGGACCTCGTCCTCCTTGCCCAGGAAGAGCTGCTTGAACTCGGCGATGGCCGAGTCGAGCGAGGCGATGATGTCGTCGCCCCACTTGTGGTCGGCGATCGAGGCCAGGACGCCCTCGTGCTTGTGCCGCAGGTACTGCAGGAACTCCGACTCGAAGCGGCGGACCTCGCCGACCGGGACGTCGTCCAGCTTGCCCTCGGTGCCGGCCCAGACGGAGACGACCTGCTCCTGCACCGGGTACGGCGAGTAGTTCGGCTGCTTGAGCAGCTCGACCAGCCGGGAACCGCGGTCCAGCTGGGCCCGGGAGGCCCGGTCCAGGTCGGAGGCGAAGGCGGCGAACGCCTCCAGCTCGCGGTACTGGGCCAGGTTCAGCCGCAGCGAGCCGGCGACCTTCTTCATCGGCTTCACCTGCGCGGCGCCACCGACCCGGGAGACCGAGGTGCCGACGTTGATGGCCGGCCGGACGCCCTGGTTGAACAGGTCGGTCTCGAGGAAGATCTGGCCGTCGGTGATGGAGAT
This genomic window contains:
- a CDS encoding F0F1 ATP synthase subunit epsilon — translated: MAQQLHVELVAVEEKVWTGEAEMVVARTTEGELGVLPGHAPLLGQLAEPSQVRIKQAGGQQVVYDVPGGFLSVTGEGVTVLAESATPATPAR
- a CDS encoding 3-hydroxyacyl-CoA dehydrogenase family protein; this encodes MAGRLAVVGAGLMGSGIAQVAAQAGWQVTLRDIDDAATKRGVDGIRKSLTKFAEKGKIEASDVEATLGRITPTTDLEAAADADIVVEAVFEKIEIKHEVFRALDKICKADAVLATNTSAIPVTQIATATERPESVVGTHFFSPVPMMKLCELVRGYKTSDATMDTVKSFAEEIGKTVVVVNRDIAGFVTTRLICALAMEAVKLVESGVISAEDLDTACKLGFGHAMGPLATVDLTGVDVLLNATRNIYTDTADEKFFPPELLQRMATAGDLGRKTGQGFYSY
- a CDS encoding DUF2550 domain-containing protein, with protein sequence MEIVEGFGIGVAVIVVAILILFIRRALFTRSGGTIRLSVRVSTMLDGRGWSPGFGRFVGDELRWYRMFSFALRPKRVLSREGLAVERRRLPEGQERMSMPAEWVILRCTSHHAPVEIAMARSTVTGFLSWLEAAPPGAASPRLASQDWPAA
- a CDS encoding ArsR/SmtB family transcription factor, which encodes MAETVGALKALRHPHVPWEQAWRRPHVDAFRRMLAARPVVRALVAASFNLRWVADFLTIAPASGDPTFAEELAAVERLSDERIRADLRATRPGPLAAELLADGLTGQVVELLDWIWAHTVAPEWPERERRLRADIVARTAALSTRGLAGAIADINRNVRWLGDGRLQVNDYPEPPLSLHAAEQLVFVPAHCRRGWVVWDAPTRFGMVYPARGILVDPTSPAPDGLARLIGANRAEILARLDAPLSTSQLVVVTGLSLGTVSDHLRVLLDAGAVGKRRSGREVLYWRTPLGAALVDGG
- a CDS encoding cob(I)yrinic acid a,c-diamide adenosyltransferase, whose amino-acid sequence is MAVHLTRIYTKAGDAGMTRLSNNEQVPKTDPRIAAYADVDECNASIGVALALGQLSDELRAVLESVQNDMFDVGADLATPVEPDPKYPPLRVTEEYVECLEGWCDEYNARLSKLDSFILPGGTAGAALLHVARTTARRAERAAWALVAHDPDRTSPLPAKYLNRLSDLLFILSRTANPDGDVLWVPGGKR
- the murA gene encoding UDP-N-acetylglucosamine 1-carboxyvinyltransferase; translation: MTHSLRIPDLTIPARPSPVGPGDAGDPALNDVDVIRVRGDARLAGAVHVVGAKNSALKLMAAALLAPGRSLITNVPRITDIAIMGEVLRRLGCGVRFGPDDPVDPMVAHGGVERSRSVLIDVPERPGAEADYDLVRRLRASICVLGPLLARRGYVRVAHPGGDAIGSRGLDMHIAGLARMGAEISGEHGFVIAEAPDGLHGADILLDFPSVGATENLVMAAVLARGATTIDNAAREPEIVDICTMLNNMGARIEGAGTSTLHIVGVPELRPVRHATVGDRIVAGTWAFAAAMTRGDVTVTGLDPAYLEVALDKLVAAGGLVETRGDAFRVRMDDRPRAVDVVTLPYPGFATDLLPMAIGLAAVSEGGSLITENIFDGRFMFANEMMRLGAEIRTDGHHALVCGRERLSGAPVRATDIRAGAGLIIAGLCADGLTEVSHVHHVDRGYPDFVADLRALGVEVERGTAPEEPDLAI
- a CDS encoding alpha/beta hydrolase; protein product: MAHTLTRRAALTAAGLAGVGLVGGLAARQLSGPRPGPAPALPDAPAGDERMIRIASAARGREVDFWTAVPDGYGDGRGLPVCLVLHGASATPRDYGRFGLARFLTDAVRRGAPPFALAGATGGRLSWRASGDDDPQRMVREEVPTWCARRGFDSSRLAVWGWSMGGFGALLLAEAYPKWLRMAAAFSPAVSPGDAVFTGVGKVRGTPVGLWCGRQDNFLKDVRALARALPEEPVRAAWADGRHNFGYWGTVIPDAFALLGAALSPPRT
- a CDS encoding MFS transporter; this encodes MRTYAELFAVREFRNLFLANCAGIAAHTTSALALGALTYASTGSALLTALSMFGAPLAGVLGSLTLLSAADSVPPRRAMTFAALLATAAAALQAIPGLPLWARFAIIFVNAYVGSVAGGAKWALLTDIVPVNAYVLARATMNTSVGVMQIAGFGLAGVLLVWLSPYQVFLLALTLRAVSAAVGWFGLTERPARTTERVTVARTLHVNRMLWAHPGRRSLLLNLWVPGGLIVGCEALFVPYAAGRAGFLLAAAALGMLAGDVVVGRFLTPAHRERWLHPLRVLLPLPYLLILLSPPLPVAMAVALVASVGYASTLPMQERLIAHSPPESRGQVLGLHGNGMLAGQAVCAALAGALADLTTPAHAVALLAAVALAATVALTPGLRRTTPGRYGGEPSSRPATASPAP